The Amycolatopsis mongoliensis genome includes a window with the following:
- a CDS encoding molybdopterin oxidoreductase family protein — protein sequence MKRRKTEPYVRLTQPLVRDSGVLRPATWEEALDRAAAGIRRTLESKGPEAFGMFSCARATNEMNFVAQKFTRAVIGTNNVDSCNRTCHAPSVAGLARVFDSGGGTSSYQEIEDADVIVVWGGNPREAHPIFFQHVLKAVHKGAKLFVVDPRQTSTARWAHRQLQLDVGTDIPLAHAIAREIIHSGLANTTFVERATEGYAEFAASVEPWTLEVAEKTTGVPAELIKELAHTYARADRAQLSWTLGITEHHNGTDNVLSLINLALLAGQVGRYGAGLNPLRGQNNVQGGGDMGAIPDRMPGFQDILDAGVRAKFDAAWGSSIPPHKGLNLTQMLDAMARGDLTCVYIIGENPVQSEADCEHTIKRLSTVDHLIVQDIFLTKTAQLADVVLPASAAWCESDGTFTNSERRVQRVRKALEPPEGARDDIELLSELARRLGHDWHYTGGEEVWDELRALSPMHAGMSYARLEELGGIQWPCYSEDTLEPTFLHGRLWAENPAERGRRAPFTVIEHSPPVDLLTEEFPIRLTTGRRLDSYNTGVQSGGFPSPLRQGETLDLCPEDARSLGVEPDDLVRITSRRGEIVAPVRLDTGLKPGLAFMTFHFPDEVDVNVITIEATCPIAGTAEYKAAAIRVEKLTAGV from the coding sequence GTGAAGCGCAGGAAGACCGAGCCGTACGTCCGGCTCACCCAGCCGCTGGTGCGCGACTCCGGCGTGCTGCGGCCGGCGACCTGGGAGGAGGCCCTCGACCGGGCCGCGGCCGGGATCCGCCGCACCCTCGAGAGCAAGGGCCCCGAGGCGTTCGGGATGTTCTCGTGCGCCCGCGCGACCAACGAGATGAACTTCGTCGCGCAGAAGTTCACCCGCGCGGTGATCGGCACGAACAACGTCGACTCGTGCAACCGCACCTGTCACGCGCCGAGCGTCGCCGGGCTGGCCCGGGTGTTCGACAGCGGCGGCGGGACGTCGTCCTACCAGGAGATCGAGGACGCCGACGTCATCGTCGTCTGGGGCGGCAACCCGCGCGAGGCGCACCCGATCTTCTTCCAGCACGTGCTCAAGGCGGTCCACAAGGGAGCGAAGCTCTTCGTGGTCGACCCGCGGCAGACCAGCACCGCGCGCTGGGCGCACCGGCAGCTGCAGCTGGACGTCGGCACCGACATCCCGCTGGCCCACGCGATCGCGCGCGAGATCATCCACTCCGGACTGGCGAACACGACGTTCGTCGAGCGCGCCACCGAGGGCTACGCCGAGTTCGCGGCGTCGGTCGAGCCGTGGACGCTGGAGGTCGCCGAGAAGACCACCGGTGTCCCGGCCGAGCTGATCAAGGAGCTCGCCCACACCTACGCCCGGGCCGACCGCGCGCAGCTGTCGTGGACCCTCGGCATCACCGAGCACCACAACGGCACCGACAACGTGCTTTCGCTGATCAACCTCGCGCTGCTGGCCGGGCAGGTCGGCCGCTACGGCGCCGGGCTGAACCCGCTGCGCGGGCAGAACAACGTCCAGGGCGGCGGCGACATGGGTGCCATCCCGGACCGCATGCCGGGCTTCCAGGACATCCTCGACGCGGGCGTCCGCGCGAAGTTCGACGCCGCGTGGGGCTCGTCGATCCCGCCGCACAAGGGCCTCAACCTCACGCAGATGCTCGACGCGATGGCACGCGGCGACCTGACCTGCGTGTACATCATCGGGGAGAACCCGGTCCAGTCCGAAGCGGACTGCGAGCACACGATCAAGCGGCTGTCCACCGTGGACCATCTCATCGTCCAGGACATCTTCCTCACCAAGACCGCGCAGCTGGCCGACGTCGTGCTGCCGGCCTCGGCGGCCTGGTGCGAGAGCGACGGCACGTTCACCAACTCCGAACGCCGCGTCCAGCGGGTCCGCAAGGCCCTCGAACCGCCGGAAGGGGCGCGCGACGACATCGAGCTGCTCTCGGAACTGGCCCGCCGGCTCGGTCACGACTGGCACTACACCGGCGGTGAGGAGGTCTGGGACGAGCTGCGCGCGCTGTCCCCGATGCACGCGGGGATGTCCTACGCACGCTTGGAAGAGCTGGGCGGCATCCAGTGGCCGTGCTACTCCGAGGACACTCTTGAACCGACGTTCCTGCACGGCAGGCTGTGGGCCGAAAACCCGGCCGAGCGCGGCCGCCGGGCGCCGTTCACCGTGATCGAGCACAGCCCGCCGGTCGACCTGCTCACCGAGGAGTTCCCGATCCGGCTGACCACCGGGCGACGGCTCGACTCGTACAACACCGGCGTCCAGTCCGGCGGGTTCCCGTCGCCGCTGCGCCAGGGCGAAACCCTCGACCTCTGCCCGGAAGACGCCCGCTCGCTCGGCGTCGAACCCGACGACCTCGTTCGCATCACGTCCAGGCGGGGCGAAATCGTGGCGCC
- a CDS encoding OFA family MFS transporter yields MTAATYQEIVDENGRVYRVGESPHDIMGRSRSFMVWLPWIAMMAVSVFEYGWGAVEGTLEEKYGWTLSDAFWLASIWAVFQAGVAFPAGRLRERNVVSAKTAMLAGAVCSGIGYFTIAHSGNLALAFVGYSVLGGTGAGLVYATCINMVGKWYPEKRGARTGFVNGGFAYGSVPFIYLFSAFLGHENVTGVLDGIGLYMLIVVGVCGFLFKDPPKSWWPKEIDPLTWAKNRSGVKSLAKNPPAVRQFTPMEAIRTGMLPLMWVCLVIIGGVSLFGINFQVPFAKESHFGAFVAASSAGVLAVVNGTGRAVVGWASDKIGRRQTLTLVLVIAALAQFGVLYAGNTHNLVLFMVFAFLTGFGGGAFYPLFAALVPDYFGENNNASNYGLVYSAKLVGGVGGGGLAAGVISAWGYTGAYVLAGCIALLSAVLTLFLRQPGRTRHQLADTELVARPSAAAGG; encoded by the coding sequence ATGACCGCAGCGACCTATCAGGAGATCGTTGACGAGAACGGACGGGTTTACCGGGTAGGCGAGTCCCCGCACGACATCATGGGACGCTCCCGGAGCTTCATGGTCTGGCTGCCCTGGATCGCCATGATGGCGGTCAGCGTGTTCGAATACGGCTGGGGCGCCGTCGAAGGAACCCTGGAAGAGAAGTACGGCTGGACGCTGTCGGACGCGTTCTGGCTGGCGAGCATCTGGGCGGTGTTCCAGGCCGGGGTGGCGTTCCCGGCCGGCCGGCTCAGGGAACGCAACGTCGTCTCGGCCAAGACGGCGATGCTGGCCGGCGCCGTGTGCAGCGGCATCGGCTACTTCACCATCGCGCACAGCGGCAACCTGGCGCTGGCGTTCGTCGGGTACTCGGTCCTGGGCGGCACCGGCGCCGGGCTCGTGTACGCGACCTGCATCAACATGGTCGGCAAGTGGTACCCGGAGAAGCGCGGCGCGCGGACCGGGTTCGTGAACGGCGGCTTCGCCTACGGGTCGGTGCCGTTCATCTACCTGTTCAGCGCGTTTCTCGGGCACGAGAACGTCACCGGGGTGCTGGACGGGATCGGCCTCTACATGCTGATCGTCGTGGGCGTGTGCGGGTTCCTGTTCAAGGACCCGCCGAAGAGCTGGTGGCCGAAGGAGATCGACCCGCTCACTTGGGCCAAGAACAGGTCCGGGGTCAAGAGCCTGGCCAAGAACCCGCCCGCGGTCCGGCAGTTCACGCCCATGGAGGCGATCCGGACCGGCATGCTCCCGCTGATGTGGGTGTGCCTGGTGATCATCGGCGGCGTCTCGTTGTTCGGCATCAACTTCCAGGTGCCGTTCGCCAAGGAGAGCCACTTCGGCGCGTTCGTCGCGGCTTCCTCGGCCGGCGTGCTGGCCGTCGTGAACGGCACCGGCCGCGCGGTCGTCGGCTGGGCGTCGGACAAGATCGGGCGTCGGCAGACGCTCACGCTGGTGCTGGTGATCGCGGCGCTGGCCCAGTTCGGTGTGCTGTACGCCGGGAACACGCACAACCTGGTGCTGTTCATGGTGTTCGCGTTCCTGACCGGGTTCGGCGGCGGCGCGTTCTACCCGCTGTTCGCCGCGCTGGTGCCGGACTACTTCGGCGAGAACAACAACGCGTCGAACTACGGCCTGGTCTACAGCGCGAAACTGGTCGGTGGCGTCGGCGGCGGCGGGCTCGCCGCGGGGGTCATCAGCGCGTGGGGCTACACCGGTGCGTACGTGCTCGCCGGGTGCATCGCGCTCCTGTCCGCGGTGCTGACGCTGTTCCTGCGCCAGCCCGGCCGGACACGCCACCAGCTCGCCGATACCGAGCTGGTGGCGCGGCCGTCGGCGGCGGCCGGCGGGTAG
- a CDS encoding GntR family transcriptional regulator, which translates to MSQPASPLQDRGPSGRRTAKGSLSSTAAKRVERPAPLRQVVYEALAELIINRTLEPGQHLVEADLAEYLGVSRQPVREALQRLQSEGWVDLRPAQGAFVHLPTDEEADQLLSVRGVLETHSAKLAAANATPEDVRRLWELQQVGVDALHADDTEGLVAANAALHAFITQLSGNAVLAELIGLVDRRVRWYYTPIARPRGRDAWNEHDELIHAISDGDTGSAEQIMAKHTERTRQAYHERPEAPRS; encoded by the coding sequence GTGAGCCAGCCCGCTTCCCCGCTCCAAGACCGCGGCCCGAGCGGCCGCCGCACGGCCAAGGGCTCGCTCAGCTCGACCGCCGCCAAGCGCGTCGAACGGCCGGCGCCGCTGCGCCAGGTCGTCTACGAGGCCCTCGCCGAGCTGATCATCAACCGCACGCTCGAACCCGGGCAGCACCTGGTCGAGGCCGACCTGGCCGAGTACCTCGGCGTCAGCCGGCAGCCCGTCCGCGAAGCCCTGCAGCGGCTGCAGAGCGAAGGGTGGGTCGACCTCCGTCCCGCGCAGGGCGCGTTCGTGCACCTGCCGACCGACGAGGAGGCCGACCAGCTGCTGAGCGTCCGCGGCGTGCTGGAGACGCACTCCGCGAAGCTCGCCGCCGCCAACGCGACCCCGGAGGACGTCCGGCGCCTGTGGGAGCTGCAGCAGGTCGGCGTCGACGCGCTGCACGCGGACGACACCGAAGGTCTCGTCGCCGCCAACGCCGCCCTCCACGCGTTCATCACGCAGCTCTCGGGGAACGCCGTGCTGGCGGAGCTGATCGGCCTGGTCGACCGCCGGGTCCGCTGGTACTACACGCCGATCGCCCGGCCCCGCGGACGGGACGCGTGGAACGAGCACGACGAGCTGATCCACGCGATCTCCGACGGGGACACCGGCTCCGCGGAACAGATCATGGCCAAGCACACCGAACGGACCCGCCAGGCCTACCACGAACGTCCGGAAGCGCCCCGATCCTGA
- a CDS encoding 2-dehydropantoate 2-reductase — protein MKVAVLGAGAIGAYVGAALHRGGTEVHLIARRAHLAAMREHGVRVLSPRGDFTAHPHVTDDPAEVGEVDFVFLGLKANSYASCGPLLAPLLGPDTAVVAAQNGIPWWYFHGLEGHPLEGQRVETVDPGGSVTAVLELRRAIGCVVYCSTVVEEPGVIRHLEGTRFSLGEPDGEISARCKVLSAAMIAGGLKAPVEPRLRDDIWIKLMGNVAFNPLSALTRATMAQMCEHDDTRALVATMMTETLEIARAAGSEPGVSVEKRIDGAWRVGHHKTSMLQDLEAGKPLEIDAIIGAVVELAGLTGVPAPALRHVHAAISLLDHTSNPPVPVGAR, from the coding sequence ATGAAGGTGGCTGTTCTCGGGGCCGGGGCGATCGGCGCCTACGTCGGGGCCGCGCTGCACCGCGGCGGGACCGAGGTGCACCTGATCGCCCGGCGGGCCCACCTCGCGGCGATGCGCGAGCACGGCGTCCGCGTGCTCAGCCCGCGCGGCGACTTCACCGCGCACCCGCACGTCACGGACGACCCGGCCGAAGTCGGCGAGGTCGACTTCGTGTTCCTCGGCCTCAAGGCCAACTCCTACGCTTCGTGCGGACCGCTCCTCGCGCCGCTGCTCGGCCCGGACACCGCGGTCGTGGCCGCGCAGAACGGGATCCCGTGGTGGTACTTCCACGGGCTCGAAGGACATCCGCTCGAAGGACAGCGCGTCGAGACGGTCGACCCGGGCGGCTCGGTCACCGCCGTGCTCGAACTGCGGCGCGCGATCGGCTGCGTCGTCTACTGCTCCACGGTCGTCGAGGAACCGGGCGTGATCCGGCACCTCGAGGGCACCCGGTTCTCCCTCGGCGAGCCGGACGGCGAGATCTCCGCGCGGTGCAAGGTGCTCAGCGCGGCGATGATCGCCGGCGGCCTCAAGGCGCCGGTCGAACCCCGCCTGCGCGACGACATCTGGATCAAGCTGATGGGCAACGTCGCCTTCAACCCGCTCTCGGCGCTGACCAGGGCGACCATGGCGCAGATGTGCGAGCACGACGACACGCGCGCGCTCGTCGCCACGATGATGACCGAAACCCTCGAAATCGCCCGGGCGGCGGGCAGCGAGCCGGGCGTCTCGGTCGAGAAGCGCATCGACGGCGCCTGGCGCGTCGGCCACCACAAGACCTCGATGCTGCAGGACCTCGAAGCGGGCAAGCCCCTCGAAATCGACGCGATCATCGGCGCGGTCGTCGAGCTGGCCGGCCTCACCGGCGTGCCCGCGCCGGCCCTGCGGCACGTCCACGCCGCCATCTCGCTGCTCGACCACACCAGCAACCCGCCCGTCCCCGTCGGGGCGCGCTGA